A stretch of the Vigna radiata var. radiata cultivar VC1973A chromosome 7, Vradiata_ver6, whole genome shotgun sequence genome encodes the following:
- the LOC106768707 gene encoding DNA (cytosine-5)-methyltransferase CMT2 isoform X4, with translation MEINVLQRKRTSKAVHQTKNNIKAVSTSVELSSSTVEQHSEVKIMSRSLTYGIDDTKSLNWSSEAISSPYQNGRTISNSFPLSQLDDDPPRKKYRTSNSSTKEGMDSESIAAFIGDPIPEDEAQKRWGWRYELKDKKCKDQQLKINEGEEDEIIANVKCHYAQAEVGNCVFSLGDCAFIEGEGEEKHVGRIIEFFQTTEGQNYFRVQWFYRIQDTVVQDEGGFHDKRRVFYSSIMNDNLIDCIIGKANVTQITPRVGLKLASISPSDLYYDMEYCVDYSTFRNIPTAVKTNELSSPLCESLSTDASAVTESLPSSELCKNELSLLDLYSGCGGMSTGLCLGAKTASVNLVTRWAVDSDMSASESLKLNHPDTHVRNESAEDFLELLKEWEKLCKRYNATVAERKLPCRSNYSETKKQEVHDVSDDEFEVSKLVDICFGDPKETGNRGLYFKVHWKGCSTSEDTWEPIKSLSKCKESIQDFVRKGMKSKILPLPGEVDVICGGPPCQGISGYNRYRNSESPLDDERNRQIVIFMDMVKFLKPRHVLMENVVDILRFDKGSLGRYALSRLVHMKYQARLGIIAAGCYGLPQFRLRVFLWGSHPSEVLPQFPLPTHDVIVRYWPPPEFERNVVAYDENQPRELEKATVIQDAISDLPAVMNTETREQMPYQSPPETEFQRYIRSTKYVDMTGSKSNETTKKMPLLYDHRPHTLSEDSYQRVCQIPKRKGANFRDLPGVVVGADNVVRRHPTDNPMLPSGKPLIPDFCFTFEGGKSKRPYARLWWDENLPTALTFPSCHNQVVLHPEQDRVLTIREYARLQGFPDYYKFHGSVKRRYRQIGNAVAVSVSRALGYTLGLACRKLSGNEPLVALPPKFSHSHYLQLSNNQPCNTDNTD, from the exons ATGGAAATTAATGTTTTACAAAGAAAGAGAACATCAAAAGCAGTTCACCAAacgaaaaataatataaaagcgGTTTCTACTTCCGTTGAATTGTCTAGTTCAACAGTTGAGCAGCATTCTGAAGTTAAAATTATGTCTAGAAGCTTGACCTATGGAATTGACGATACCAAATCCTTAAATTGGTCATCAGAGGCAATCTCATCCCCATATCAAAATGGCAGAACAATTTCTAATTCCTTTCCCTTGTCTCAGTTAGATGATGATCCACCAAGAAAGAAATATAGAACATCAAATTCTTCAACTAAGGAAGGTATGGATTCAGAAAGCATTGCTGCCTTCATTGGTGATCCAATACCTGAGGATGAAGCTCAGAAAAGATGGGGATGGCGATATGAATTAAAG GACAAAAAATGTAAAGACCAACAGCTAAAGATAAA TGAGGGTGAAGAAGACGAGATTATTGCAAATGTCAAATGCCATTATGCACAAGCTGAAGTTGGGAATTGCGTTTTTAGTCTTGGTGATTGTGCTTTTATAGAA GGTGAAGGAGAGGAGAAACACGTTGGCAGGATTATTGAATTTTTCCAAACAACTGAGGGACAAAACTATTTCCGAGTCCAATGGTTCTACCGAATTCAAGATACA GTTGTTCAAGATGAAGGTGGTTTCCATGACAAGAGGCGTGTATTTTATTCATCAATAATGAATGATAACTTGATAGATTGCATAATAGGAAAAGCTAATGTAACACAAATAACACCCAGG GTTGGTCTGAAGTTGGCTTCAATTTCACCATCTGACTTGTATTATGACATGGAGTATTGCGTGGATTACTCTACATTCCGCAACATACCAACAG CCGTTAAGACTAATGAGTTATCATCACCTCTTTGTGAGAGTCTCTCAACAGACGCCTCTGCTGTGACAGAGAGTCTACCCTCTTCTGAGCTGTGCAAGAACGAATTATCATTACTAGATCTCTATTCTGGGTGTGGTGGCATGTCAACTGGATTGTGCTTAGGTGCCAAAACTGCATCAGTTAACCTTGTCACG AGATGGGCTGTTGATAGTGATATGTCAGCCAGTGAAAGCTTGAAACTAAACCATCCGGACACACAT GTGCGAAATGAATCTGCTGAGGACTTTCTGGAATTATTAAAGGAGTGGGAAAAACTATGCAAACGGTATAATGCCACTGTTGCAGAAAGAAAACTTCCATGTCGATCCAATTATTCAGAAACAAAGAAACAAGAAGTTCATGATGTTTCTGATGATGAATTTGAAGTTTCTAAGTTAGTTGATATTTGCTTTGGTGATCCTAAAGAAACTGGTAATCGTGGTCTATATTTCAAG GTGCATTGGAAGGGTTGCAGTACAAGTGAAGACACTTGGGAACCAATTAAAAGCTTAAG TAAGTGTAAGGAAAGCATACAGGATTTTGTGAGAAAAGGGATGAAATCAAAAATCTTGCCTCTTCCG GGAGAAGTTGATGTTATTTGTGGGGGTCCTCCTTGTCAAGGAATTAGTGGATATAATCGCTATAGAAACTCTGAGTCACCATTGGATGATGAAAGGAATCGTCAGATTGTGATTttcatggacatggtgaaattTTTGAAGCCTAGGCATGTTTTAATGGAGAATGTGGTTGACATATTGAGATTTGACAAGGGCTCACTTGGAAGATATGCATTAAGTCGTTTGGTGCATATGAAATACCAAGCAAGACTGGGAATCATTGCTGCTGGGTGTTATGGTCTTCCACAATTTCGGTTGCGTGTTTTCTTGTGGGGTTCTCATCCCAGTGAG GTTTTACCCCAATTTCCACTGCCAACGCATGATGTCATCGTTAGATACTGGCCTCCGCCAGAGTTTGAG CGCAATGTTGTTGCTTATGATGAAAATCAACCTCGTGAATTAGAGAAAGCTACCGTTATCCAAGATGCCATCTCTGATCTTCCAGCT GTCATGAACACGGAAACTCGTGAACAAATGCCATATCAGAGTCCTCCAGAAACGGAATTTCAAAGATATATACGGTCAACTAAATATG TAGATATGACTGGGtcaaaatcaaatgaaacaacaaagaaaatgcCCTTGCTGTATGATCACCGTCCCCACACTTTGTCTGAAGATAGCTACCAACGTGTTTGCCAAATTCCAAAACGCAAG GGTGCAAATTTCCGTGATCTGCCTGGTGTTGTTGTAGGAGCTGACAATGTGGTAAGACGACATCCCACAGATAATCCGATGCTGCCATCTGGAAAGCCATTG ATCCCAGATTTTTGCTTCACTTTTGAGGGAGGGAAGTCTAAGAG GCCATATGCACGGTTATGGTGGGATGAGAATCTTCCAACTGCACTAACCTTCCCAAGTTGTCATAACCAG GTTGTACTACACCCGGAGCAGGATCGAGTGCTCACTATACGAGAATATGCCAGACTGCAAGGATTTCCTGATTATTATAAATTCCATGGGAGTGTGAAAAGGAG GTACCGTCAAATTGGAAATGCAGTTGCCGTCTCTGTTTCACGGGCTTTAGGTTACACCTTAGGACTTGCTTGTAGAAAGCTCAGTGGAAATGAGCCACTTGTAGCCCTCCCTCCTAAGTTTTCTCACTCTCACTATCTTCAGTTATCTAACAATCAGCCATGCAACACTGACAACACTGACTAG
- the LOC106767183 gene encoding uncharacterized protein LOC106767183 — translation MAARYVMLRTSARTLFQQHQSPLQHSLSAFPLIRTLHSLVARHFNTTIFPNPYSGTFRGMVSAPNPNLPEAPSLALDDRVPATVITGFLGSGKTTLLNHILTSQHGKRIAVIENEFGEVDIDGSLVASHSSASEEIIMVNNGCLCCTVRGDLVKMLLELVRKKRDKFDHIVIETTGLAKPAPVIETFCSDELVSQHVKLDGVVTLVDCKHAMKHLNEVKPRFVVNEAVEQVAYADRIILNKIDLVTESELNLLTKKIKHINGMAQITQAKFGSVDIDFVLGVGGYDLERIESEVPGECPSASSHRDDNGHEHEGHHHHHHDHVHDSTVSSVSIVAEGTLDLDEVDDWLERVIEEKGEDLYRMKGVLSVDGSDQRYVFQGVHSMLDGCPGKTWEPNEKRTNKLVFIGRNLDETALRKGFRGCIV, via the exons ATGGCGGCAAGGTACGTCATGCTCAGAACCTCCGCAAGAACCCTTTTCCAACAGCATCAGTCTCCTCTTCAACATTCTCTCTCTGCATTTCCGTTAATCAGAACCCTCCATTCCCTCGTTGCCCGGCACTTTAACACTACTATATTTCCTAACCCTTATTCTGGAACCTTCCGAGGCATGGTCTCCGCCCCAAACCCTAATCTGCCTGAAGCTCCTTCGCTCGCCCTCGATGATCGCGTACCCGCTACCGTCATAACCGGTTTTCTTGGCTCTGGAAAG ACTACTCTCCTTAACCATATTCTCACATCTCAACATGGTAAACGGATAGCGGTAATTGAAAATGAG TTTGGTGAGGTTGATATTGATGGGTCACTGGTTGCTAGTCATTCTTCTGCGAGTGAAGAGATTATCATGGTTAACAATGGTTGCCTCTGCTGCACTGTACGAGGAGATCTTGTCAAAATGCTGTTGGAATTGGTTAGGAAAAAACGAGACAAGTTTGATCATATAGTTATTGAAACAACAG GTCTTGCGAAGCCTGCTCCTGTTATTGAAACATTTTGCAGTGATGAATTGGTCTCACAGCATGTGAAACTTGATGGAGTTGTGACTTTGGTTGACTGCAAGCATGCCATGAAACATTTAAATGAAGTGAAACCAAGATTTGTGGTTAACGAGGCAGTAGAACAAGTTGCATATGCTGATCGTATTATTTTGAATAAG ATAGATTTGGTTACTGAGTCCGAGTTAAATTTATTGACTAAGAAAATTAAG CACATCAATGGGATGGCACAAATTACGCAAGCTAAATTTGGATCTGTTGACATAGACTTTGTTCTTGGTGTGGGAGGATATGATCTTGAGAG AATTGAATCTGAGGTACCTGGAGAATGTCCATCTGCTTCAAGCCATCGGGATGATAATGGACATG AACACGAAGggcatcaccatcaccatcatgACCATGTGCATGATTCTACTGTCTCCAGTGTCAGTATTGTTGCAGAGGGAACTCTGGATCTTGATGAG GTTGACGATTGGCTTGAGAGAGTGAttgaagaaaaaggagaggacctCTACAGAATGAAAGGTGTCTTGTCAGTGGATGGTTCTGATCAGAGATATGTGTTTCAG GGGGTGCATTCCATGTTGGATGGCTGTCCAGGAAAAACATGGGAACCTAACGAGAAGAGGACAAATAAGCTCGTTTTCATTGGAAGGAATTTGGACGAAACCGCCCTTAGAAAAGGCTTTAGAGGTTGTATAGTATAg
- the LOC111242133 gene encoding PLASMODESMATA CALLOSE-BINDING PROTEIN 4-like has product MNSDVSEDSLTATFRFCSAEGDLSPNTVIGDFHEHYFVCTLTPSPHGFTLPPCDPLHNGSPYPRIFPVQKVWCVAKPSVPEETLQQAMDYACGEGGADCMEIMTQGNCYYPDTVIAHASYATATVMEEKLKEVGGVLEFKVEAGKAINDARGGCRRRCGSDLSGTAKTVQ; this is encoded by the exons ATGAACAGTGACGTCAGTGAAGACAGCCTCACCGCTACTTTCCGCTTTTGTTCTG cAGAAGGTGATCTCAGCCCAAATACTGTAATAGGAGATTTTCATGAACATT actttgtttgcactctaACACCTTCACCTCATGGTTTCACACTCCCTCCTTGTGACCCTCTACACAATGGCTCACCTTATCCCCGGATATTCCCTGTCCAGAAGGTGTGGTGTGTGGCTAAGCCTAGTGTTCCTGAAGAAACCCTGCAACAGGCTATGGACTATGCTTGTGGAGAGGGTGGTGCTGATTGCATGGAGATTATGACACAGGGAAACTGCTATTATCCTGACACTGTAATTGCTCATGCTTCCTATGCCACCGCAACGGTGATGGAGGAGAAGCTTAAGGAAGTAGGTGGAGTTTTGGAGTTTAAGGTTGAGGCAGGGAAAGCCATTAACGATGCAAGAGGTGGTTGCCGGCGACGGTGTGGCAGCGATCTAAGTGGCACGGCGAAAACAGTACAATGA
- the LOC106765640 gene encoding isoflavone reductase homolog, with amino-acid sequence MGKSKVLVVGGTGYIGRRIVKACLAEGHETYVVQRPELGLQIEKLQMLLSFKKQGAHLVQASFSDHKSLVDAVKKVDVVISAISGVHFRTHCITLQSKLVDAIKEAGNVKRFLPSEFGLDPARMGDALEPGRVTFVDKMSVRKAIEEANIPFTYISANLFAGYFAGSLSQMGSFVPPRDKVHLFGDGTLKAVFLDEDDVATYTVKAIDDPRTLNKTLYLRPPENILSQAELIGIWEKLIGKELEKTYIPPEGFLTTLKGLDYKLQVGIGHFYHIFYEGCLTNFEIGEEGAEASKLYPEVNYKRMDEYLKVYV; translated from the exons ATGGGGAAAAGCAAGGTTCTTGTGGTGGGAGGAACAGGGTACATAGGGAGAAGGATAGTGAAGGCATGTTTGGCTGAAGGGCATGAAACCTATGTGGTTCAACGCCCAGAATTGGGTCTTCAAATTGAAAAGCTGCAGATGCTGCTCTCTTTCAAGAAACAGGGTGCTCATCTTGTTCAAGCCTCTTTTTCTGATCACAAAAGCCTTGTGGATGCGGTGAAGAAGGTCGATGTTGTCATCAGTGCTATCTCTGGTGTTCACTTCAGGACCCACTGCATCACTTTGCAGTCCAAACTCGTCGATGCCATCAAAGAAGCTGGGAATGTTAAG CGTTTCTTGCCTTCAGAATTTGGACTGGACCCAGCAAGGATGGGAGATGCATTAGAACCAGGAAGAGTAACATTTGTAGATAAAATGTCTGTGAGGAAAGCAATAGAGGAAGCCAACATCCCTTTCACTTACATCTCTGCAAACCTTTTTGCTGGATACTTTGCTGGCAGCCTCTCTCAGATGGGGTCTTTTGTTCCTCCAAGGGACAAGGTGCATCTCTTTGGGGATGGCACTCTCAAAG CTGTTTTTCTGGATGAAGATGATGTTGCAACATATACAGTCAAGGCAATAGATGATCCACGAACTCTTAACAAAACATTGTACCTAAGGCCACCAGAAAATATTCTCTCCCAAGCAGAGCTTATTGGAATTTGGGAGAAACTCATTGGAAAGGAACTGGAGAAGACATACATACCTCCAGAAGGCTTTCTTACAACACTGAAAG GGTTGGATTATAAACTTCAAGTAGGGATTGGACACTTTTATCATATATTCTATGAGGGGtgcttaacaaattttgaaattggagAAGAGGGTGCAGAAGCTTCCAAGCTTTACCCTGAAGTGAACTACAAACGCATGGATGAGTACCTAAAAGTTTATGTGTAA